A part of Kitasatospora acidiphila genomic DNA contains:
- a CDS encoding class I SAM-dependent methyltransferase has protein sequence MMNEGHLIYLASPEWAASLRTELLPWIQETADLGDHVLEIGPGPGLTTDLLLELGASVTAVEIDADLAAKLRDRLPSVKVVRGDAITAELPGGQYSAITCFSMLHHMESPDDQDRLFARLYKLLRPGAALLGTDPLDTEFIREAHIDDTCVLVDPDTLADRLHAAGFIGARVVQAGEHQFRFTATRPA, from the coding sequence ATGATGAACGAAGGCCATCTGATCTATCTGGCCAGCCCCGAGTGGGCCGCGTCCCTGCGTACCGAGTTGCTGCCCTGGATCCAGGAGACCGCCGACCTCGGCGACCATGTCCTGGAGATCGGACCGGGTCCCGGGCTGACCACGGACCTGCTGCTCGAACTCGGGGCGAGCGTGACGGCGGTCGAGATCGACGCCGATCTGGCCGCCAAGCTGCGCGACCGGCTGCCGTCCGTCAAGGTCGTGCGGGGTGACGCGATCACCGCCGAGCTGCCGGGCGGGCAGTACTCGGCGATCACCTGCTTCTCGATGCTGCACCACATGGAGTCACCGGACGACCAGGACCGGCTGTTCGCCCGGCTGTACAAGCTGCTGCGCCCCGGCGCGGCGCTGCTGGGCACCGACCCGCTCGACACCGAGTTCATCCGCGAGGCGCACATCGACGACACCTGCGTCCTGGTCGATCCGGACACCCTGGCCGACCGCCTGCACGCGGCGGGCTTCATCGGCGCGCGCGTCGTCCAGGCCGGTGAGCACCAGTTCCGGTTCACCGCGACCAGACCGGCCTAG
- a CDS encoding helix-turn-helix transcriptional regulator has product MSDFAGSAESLPAAASVPLASLRGGTGLTAGSLPFEGRTWVTPWHRHDQHQLEYAFEGIVEVETAVARYQLPSRQAAWIPAGVGHKSGFAGARTVSVFFDPALVPDAAGRVRVLPVEPILREMVIYAARWPIARRTSDPIADAYFEALAALVLERLDHERPFYLPTSTDPLITAVMRYTDDHLADVSLGRVCRELAVSERTLRRRFQAATGMTWRQYLLHSRLLRAMTLLVRRNSTVLGVALAVGFDSASAFSRAFQAYSGQSPSAFRRERGH; this is encoded by the coding sequence ATGTCCGACTTTGCTGGTTCGGCCGAATCTCTGCCCGCCGCGGCCTCGGTGCCCCTGGCGTCGCTGCGCGGCGGTACGGGGCTGACTGCCGGTTCGCTGCCCTTCGAGGGCCGGACCTGGGTCACCCCATGGCACCGGCACGACCAGCACCAGCTCGAGTACGCCTTCGAGGGGATCGTCGAGGTCGAGACCGCCGTGGCTCGCTACCAGCTGCCGTCCCGGCAGGCCGCCTGGATCCCGGCCGGCGTCGGGCACAAGAGCGGCTTCGCCGGGGCCCGTACGGTGTCGGTGTTCTTCGATCCGGCGCTGGTGCCCGACGCAGCGGGACGGGTGCGGGTCCTGCCGGTGGAGCCGATCCTGCGGGAGATGGTGATCTACGCGGCCCGCTGGCCGATCGCTCGGCGGACCAGTGACCCGATCGCCGACGCCTACTTCGAAGCGCTGGCCGCGCTGGTCCTGGAACGTCTGGACCATGAGCGGCCCTTCTATCTGCCGACCAGCACCGATCCGCTTATCACCGCGGTCATGCGCTACACCGACGATCATCTGGCCGACGTCTCGCTCGGCCGGGTCTGCCGCGAGCTGGCGGTCTCGGAACGCACCCTGCGGCGCCGATTCCAGGCGGCCACCGGCATGACCTGGCGGCAGTATCTGCTGCACAGCAGGCTGCTGCGCGCCATGACTCTGCTGGTCCGCCGGAACAGCACGGTCCTGGGCGTCGCGCTGGCCGTCGGCTTCGACAGCGCGAGCGCCTTCAGCCGGGCGTTCCAGGCGTACTCCGGGCAGTCCCCGAGTGCCTTTCGCCGCGAACGAGGGCACTAG
- a CDS encoding Type 1 glutamine amidotransferase-like domain-containing protein, which translates to MRALLTSSGIKNSSIHDALVDLLGKSIAESNALFIPTAIYPFPGGPGMAWRAISGEGPSPLCGLGWKSLGILELTALSSIEEAAWVPTVQAADALLVWGGDPLFLANWMRRSGLTGLLPTLRSEAVYVGVSAGSMAVASTFVETYREPPRGNDGPLRSEDIVFATPQGDVDRILVTGQGAGLVDFAVIPHLEHPDHPDASLANAERWAARIPAPTYAIDDETAIKVVDGAAQVVSEGQWKLFQP; encoded by the coding sequence ATGAGAGCACTCCTCACGTCGTCCGGGATCAAGAACAGCAGCATTCACGACGCGCTGGTCGACCTGCTGGGCAAATCGATCGCCGAGTCCAACGCCCTGTTCATCCCCACCGCCATCTACCCCTTCCCCGGCGGGCCCGGAATGGCGTGGCGGGCGATCTCCGGTGAGGGTCCGTCGCCGTTGTGTGGATTGGGTTGGAAATCGTTGGGGATCCTGGAGCTGACGGCGCTGTCGAGCATCGAGGAGGCTGCTTGGGTGCCAACGGTCCAGGCCGCCGACGCACTGCTGGTATGGGGCGGTGACCCCCTGTTTCTCGCCAACTGGATGCGGCGCTCCGGTTTGACCGGCCTACTGCCGACGCTGCGCTCCGAGGCGGTCTATGTGGGGGTGAGCGCCGGGAGCATGGCTGTTGCCTCCACCTTTGTCGAGACCTACCGCGAACCGCCCCGCGGGAACGATGGACCGTTGAGGTCGGAAGACATCGTCTTCGCCACGCCTCAGGGTGACGTCGACAGAATCCTGGTCACGGGACAGGGAGCAGGACTCGTCGACTTCGCGGTGATCCCGCACCTGGAGCACCCGGACCACCCCGACGCCTCCTTGGCCAACGCGGAGAGGTGGGCGGCACGGATTCCCGCGCCGACGTATGCGATCGACGACGAGACCGCCATCAAGGTGGTCGACGGCGCCGCCCAGGTCGTCTCCGAGGGGCAGTGGAAACTGTTCCAGCCCTAA
- a CDS encoding antibiotic biosynthesis monooxygenase family protein, translated as MSVVKINVLTVPAEQRETLEQRFASRAHAVENSDGFEWFELLRPVEGTDTYLVYTRWRDEASFQAWLEGPMKAAHQGGGAGTGEGGERPKPAASGSTLWSFEVVQHAGPKNA; from the coding sequence ATGAGCGTAGTCAAGATCAACGTACTGACGGTCCCCGCCGAGCAGCGGGAGACCCTGGAGCAGCGGTTCGCCTCCCGGGCGCACGCGGTCGAGAACTCCGACGGATTCGAGTGGTTCGAGCTGCTCCGCCCGGTCGAGGGCACGGACACCTACCTGGTCTACACCCGCTGGCGTGACGAGGCGTCGTTCCAGGCGTGGCTCGAAGGCCCCATGAAGGCGGCTCACCAGGGCGGCGGTGCCGGGACCGGCGAGGGTGGCGAGCGGCCCAAGCCCGCCGCGTCCGGCTCGACGCTGTGGTCCTTCGAGGTCGTTCAGCACGCCGGCCCCAAGAACGCCTAG
- a CDS encoding MBL fold metallo-hydrolase, translating into MMPPLRNSPQFDATTGPLSRRHLLGASVTGAATLAGAAALIGAAPAAASAVAPASAAPSVAGGRRSGPPGSSGVRLRWLGNNGWEIRFGDPDKPTTILIDPWITRFRTGTYTPQGSDPATPITVDTGLIDSLNLTADQILVTHGHYDHLPDVPYLAASTGATVLGTETHANLLTALGAPEDQLSVVHGGELLQFDGYTIQVIPSLHSMTGPRKKVPFPGTRAGSPPPRPG; encoded by the coding sequence ATGATGCCGCCGCTGCGAAATTCTCCTCAATTCGACGCCACCACAGGCCCGTTGTCCCGTCGGCACCTGCTCGGCGCATCCGTGACGGGCGCCGCGACCCTCGCCGGCGCCGCCGCGCTGATCGGCGCGGCCCCTGCTGCGGCCTCTGCCGTGGCCCCTGCCTCGGCCGCTCCGTCGGTTGCGGGAGGACGGCGTTCCGGCCCACCGGGATCCTCGGGGGTGCGGCTGCGCTGGCTGGGCAACAACGGCTGGGAGATCCGCTTCGGCGATCCGGACAAGCCCACCACCATCCTGATCGACCCGTGGATCACCCGGTTCCGCACCGGCACCTACACCCCGCAGGGCAGCGACCCCGCCACCCCGATCACCGTGGACACCGGCCTCATCGACAGCCTGAACCTGACGGCTGATCAGATTCTCGTGACCCACGGCCATTACGACCACCTGCCCGACGTCCCCTACCTCGCCGCCAGCACCGGCGCCACGGTGCTCGGCACCGAGACCCACGCCAACCTGCTGACCGCGCTCGGCGCCCCCGAGGACCAACTCTCGGTCGTGCACGGCGGCGAGCTGCTGCAGTTCGACGGCTACACCATCCAGGTCATCCCCTCGCTGCACTCGATGACCGGCCCGCGTAAGAAGGTGCCCTTTCCCGGCACCCGAGCGGGTAGTCCCCCGCCGCGCCCCGGGTGA
- a CDS encoding MBL fold metallo-hydrolase codes for MISELVEGGTLAYLITIGDRLSILDNGAANYDARQLAGLAPDVLLLQPGGASVPDYVPRLLDVLEHPPYVIPTHWDDFDYPLTEPARDWGGLTALEQAVRAASPTARFVRLDHLESFAF; via the coding sequence GTGATCTCCGAGCTGGTGGAGGGCGGCACCCTGGCCTACCTGATCACCATCGGCGACCGGCTCAGCATCCTGGACAACGGCGCTGCCAACTACGACGCCCGCCAACTCGCCGGCCTCGCCCCGGATGTGCTGCTGCTCCAGCCCGGCGGCGCCTCGGTGCCGGACTACGTACCCCGGTTGCTGGACGTTCTGGAGCACCCGCCGTACGTGATCCCCACTCACTGGGACGACTTCGACTACCCGCTGACCGAACCGGCCCGCGACTGGGGCGGTCTGACCGCACTCGAACAGGCAGTGCGCGCGGCAAGCCCGACCGCCCGGTTCGTCCGCCTCGACCACCTGGAGTCCTTCGCCTTCTGA
- a CDS encoding HEAT repeat domain-containing protein: protein MLVRLSGHEDADLRRQVASEISTANSGPPDGPDVQALIRLTQDQDPEVCNWAAFTLGLQLEQDTTAIRDALWKCTTDEDSEVREEGARALARRHDPRAVPLIAQLLDSDDGSQLFTWTQRRSWAFRNSCRLWTPMSSTHPKPTGPSRPATRCGGPGWRRTPGRSSWSWSGCAPTSARRSAHRATSRCTGCS, encoded by the coding sequence GTGCTGGTCAGGCTTTCCGGACACGAGGACGCCGACCTGCGGCGTCAGGTCGCCTCGGAAATCAGCACCGCCAACAGCGGACCGCCCGACGGGCCCGATGTCCAGGCGCTGATCCGGCTCACCCAGGACCAGGACCCCGAGGTCTGCAACTGGGCGGCCTTCACGTTGGGACTCCAACTGGAGCAGGACACCACCGCCATCAGGGACGCGCTGTGGAAGTGCACCACCGATGAGGACAGCGAGGTCCGGGAAGAGGGCGCGCGAGCGCTGGCCAGACGGCACGACCCACGGGCCGTCCCGCTGATCGCGCAACTGCTGGACTCCGATGACGGGTCCCAGCTCTTCACCTGGACGCAGCGGAGATCCTGGGCGTTCCGGAACTCCTGCCGGCTCTGGACACCTATGAGTTCCACGCACCCGAAACCGACCGGGCCATCGCGGCCTGCGACCCGGTGCGGCGGGCCCGGATGGAGGAGGACGCCTGGACGGTCGTCGTGGAGTTGGAGCGGCTGCGCCCCGACATCGGCGCGGCGCTCAGCTCACCGCGCTACGAGTCGGTGCACTGGATGCAGCTGA
- a CDS encoding PRC-barrel domain-containing protein, whose translation MIRVGDIREWRTHNVVDPAGHKIGTLEAIYVDTATDLPSMATVQIGLPTRHRLVFVPLDEATVGPGYVKVGYDKALVKDCPAIGTDDVLPAEDEAAIFQHYGLTYAPGAGGERRLARP comes from the coding sequence GTGATCCGGGTAGGCGACATCCGCGAGTGGCGAACGCACAACGTGGTCGACCCGGCCGGCCACAAGATCGGCACGCTGGAGGCGATCTACGTCGACACCGCCACCGACCTGCCGTCCATGGCTACGGTCCAGATCGGGCTGCCCACCCGGCACCGCCTGGTCTTCGTACCCCTTGACGAAGCGACCGTGGGGCCCGGTTACGTGAAGGTCGGCTATGACAAGGCGCTGGTGAAGGACTGTCCGGCGATCGGCACCGACGATGTGCTGCCCGCCGAGGACGAAGCGGCGATCTTCCAGCACTACGGCCTGACGTACGCCCCGGGCGCCGGCGGCGAACGGCGGCTCGCCCGCCCTTGA
- a CDS encoding YqaE/Pmp3 family membrane protein yields the protein MGKVLLILLCLFLPALAVLIKDGLSIKVLWAFLLQLCGHVPGVIYGIYQVVKD from the coding sequence ATGGGGAAAGTTCTGCTCATACTGCTGTGCCTGTTCCTGCCGGCTCTCGCAGTGCTCATCAAGGACGGCCTGAGCATCAAGGTGCTGTGGGCGTTCCTCCTGCAGCTGTGCGGCCACGTACCCGGCGTCATCTACGGCATATACCAGGTCGTCAAGGACTGA
- a CDS encoding coiled-coil domain-containing protein has product MEHVMIIVLGLILLIVAAVVAIAGIFGNTGSAHALTNAFTVFGHHMTGSTGTLFLYGIIVGAVGMLGLGLLLTGARRTSRRGAVARHRLQHSRRETAAAAKDRDDVIEQRDDVIKQRDDVIKQRDDARVQAASVSRGRDGLAEQRDDLADERDDLTEQRGALADQRDDLAQQRGALADQRDDLAQQRGALADQRDDLA; this is encoded by the coding sequence TTGGAGCACGTCATGATCATTGTTCTCGGACTCATCCTCCTGATCGTCGCGGCGGTTGTCGCGATCGCCGGAATCTTCGGCAACACCGGCAGCGCACACGCGCTCACCAACGCGTTCACGGTGTTCGGACACCACATGACCGGCTCCACCGGCACCCTGTTCCTCTACGGGATCATCGTCGGAGCGGTGGGCATGCTGGGACTGGGACTCCTGCTGACCGGCGCGCGCCGCACGTCGCGCCGTGGCGCGGTTGCACGGCACAGACTGCAGCACTCCCGCCGTGAGACAGCAGCCGCTGCCAAGGACCGCGACGACGTGATCGAGCAGCGCGACGACGTGATCAAGCAGCGTGACGACGTGATCAAGCAGCGTGACGACGCCCGCGTGCAGGCGGCATCGGTCAGCCGGGGCCGCGATGGCCTCGCCGAGCAGCGTGACGACCTCGCCGATGAGCGGGACGACCTCACCGAACAGCGAGGTGCGCTCGCCGACCAACGGGACGACCTCGCCCAACAGCGAGGTGCGCTCGCCGACCAACGGGACGACCTCGCCCAACAGCGAGGTGCGCTCGCCGACCAACGGGACGACCTCGCCTAA
- a CDS encoding TetR/AcrR family transcriptional regulator, translated as MTPPTADPALWDGDPPTTGKLSRERMLACALEIIDREGIEKLSMRRLARALGHDPMSLYRYAPNKAALLDGVAETVLSQLTVDSTDPDWTAQLRAVARHYRQLALTHPNVVPLLVTRPLATPLALRPRGTLRPLEAVLALLTRAGFSGADALHIYRALFGLLHGHVLDELQELVDNPDETDDLLRLGLHRLPIGEFPLLRGLATALASYDGAAELERGLDILLAGLSTAPGSTGDCTPSAKTA; from the coding sequence ATGACCCCTCCCACGGCTGACCCGGCGCTCTGGGACGGCGACCCGCCCACGACCGGGAAGCTCAGCCGGGAGCGGATGCTGGCCTGCGCGCTGGAGATCATCGACCGCGAGGGCATCGAGAAACTATCCATGCGCCGCCTGGCGCGCGCGCTCGGCCATGACCCGATGAGCCTCTACCGCTACGCACCGAACAAGGCGGCCCTGCTCGACGGCGTCGCCGAGACCGTCCTCAGCCAACTGACGGTGGACTCCACCGACCCCGACTGGACCGCCCAACTACGCGCTGTGGCCCGCCACTACCGCCAACTCGCCCTGACCCACCCCAATGTCGTACCGCTCCTGGTCACCCGCCCGCTGGCCACTCCACTCGCCCTGCGCCCCCGGGGCACGCTGCGCCCACTCGAAGCCGTCCTCGCCCTTCTCACCCGAGCCGGCTTCAGCGGCGCCGACGCCCTGCACATCTACCGGGCCTTGTTCGGACTGCTCCACGGCCATGTCCTCGACGAGCTCCAGGAGCTCGTCGACAACCCTGACGAGACCGACGACCTGCTGCGTCTGGGTCTGCACCGGCTGCCGATCGGCGAATTCCCCCTCCTGCGCGGTCTCGCGACCGCCCTGGCCTCTTATGACGGCGCTGCCGAACTCGAACGCGGCCTCGACATCCTCCTCGCCGGCCTGAGTACCGCACCGGGAAGCACGGGCGACTGCACCCCCAGCGCGAAGACAGCCTGA
- a CDS encoding class I SAM-dependent methyltransferase, which yields MYGAEPSEPARYAIEAFRAAGAREVLELGAGHGRDALAFARAGVTVTATDFSPVALTQLAETARAQGLADRIATLPHDVRAPLPLPDASVDAVFAHMLFCMALSTEELTALVAEVRRVLRPGGHLVYTVRHTGDAHYGAGIGHGDDIWEHGGFAVHYFSRELVDALAEGWHLREVHAFEEGALPRRLWRVDQVRP from the coding sequence ATGTATGGGGCTGAGCCGTCGGAGCCGGCCCGATACGCGATCGAGGCGTTCCGGGCCGCCGGCGCCCGCGAGGTGCTGGAACTGGGCGCGGGCCACGGACGGGACGCGCTGGCCTTCGCCCGGGCCGGGGTCACCGTAACGGCCACCGACTTCAGCCCGGTCGCACTCACCCAACTCGCCGAAACCGCCCGCGCCCAGGGCCTTGCGGACCGGATCGCCACCCTGCCGCACGACGTCCGCGCACCGCTGCCACTGCCGGACGCCTCGGTGGACGCCGTCTTCGCACACATGCTGTTCTGCATGGCGCTGTCCACCGAGGAACTCACCGCCCTGGTCGCCGAGGTACGGCGGGTGCTGCGGCCCGGCGGCCACCTGGTGTACACCGTCCGGCACACGGGCGACGCGCACTACGGCGCGGGCATCGGGCACGGTGACGACATCTGGGAGCACGGCGGATTCGCGGTGCACTACTTCTCACGGGAGCTGGTGGACGCCCTCGCCGAGGGCTGGCACCTGCGCGAGGTCCACGCCTTCGAGGAGGGCGCCCTCCCCCGCCGGCTCTGGCGGGTCGACCAGGTGCGCCCGTAG
- a CDS encoding DUF3592 domain-containing protein, with protein MIALVFFLALGGLGAYLAGIAGLNGIRHLEEVGEPAEALVRYRAPGPDDTAPPPHPLLQFTTRTAEVVEVFSPVASSRAHPLRPGALVRLRYDPADPRQVLLEGRQRRGVERVFVLLGVTALLTAVVLLVVSP; from the coding sequence GTGATAGCCCTGGTGTTCTTCCTCGCGCTCGGCGGCCTCGGCGCCTACCTGGCCGGGATCGCCGGCCTGAACGGGATCCGCCACCTGGAGGAGGTCGGGGAGCCCGCCGAGGCGCTGGTCCGATACCGCGCCCCGGGCCCGGACGACACCGCACCGCCGCCGCACCCGCTGCTGCAGTTCACCACCCGCACCGCCGAGGTGGTCGAGGTGTTCTCGCCGGTGGCGTCCAGCCGCGCCCACCCGCTGCGCCCCGGCGCGCTGGTCCGGCTGCGCTACGACCCGGCCGACCCGCGCCAGGTGCTGCTGGAGGGCCGCCAGCGGCGCGGCGTCGAGCGGGTGTTCGTCCTGCTGGGTGTGACCGCACTGCTCACGGCGGTGGTGCTGCTCGTCGTCAGCCCGTGA
- a CDS encoding Na+/H+ antiporter, with amino-acid sequence MHAVGMVLFLVVLATSVATGARRWRIPAPSLLVLAGIAVAMVPGAPAMHIAPETIGLVVLPPLLYASAEELSLRDLRAVWRPVTVLALGLVLASAAAVGALAALLTPLPLPLAFVLGAVLASTDPVAVSALGRRLALPGRVQVLVQAESLFNDATSLVLFRVAVTVAVASSAFSWQGAVGEFALLAGGGSAVGAAVAGAVHLIRRRTADPVLETVIALVTPYAAYVLAESAHTSGVTAVVVAGVLLGRAGHRLSDARIRLQLHAVYAVVVFLLESVVFSLVGLELPTMVRELPTGSGWWPVQALAVAAALVGLRVLWMLPLSAALRPSGGRPSWRIATVITWAGTRGVMPLAAALSIPLADAHGTPLPGRPLILVLTTAVVVFTLVVQGLSLAPLVNRSGLALEPEHTAREEQQARERLARAGLEHLDALAELEATPEHVLDRVRRGLQARLRHAEDAEESDGGAPALAVYRELRREVIDVQNTELHRLYDDHRISDTTRRQLQRDLDLEAAALSAS; translated from the coding sequence ATGCACGCGGTGGGGATGGTCCTTTTCCTGGTGGTGCTGGCGACGAGCGTCGCAACAGGCGCCCGGCGCTGGCGAATCCCCGCGCCCTCGCTCCTGGTGCTGGCCGGCATCGCGGTGGCGATGGTCCCGGGCGCCCCGGCGATGCACATCGCACCCGAGACCATCGGTCTGGTGGTACTGCCGCCGCTGCTCTACGCCTCCGCCGAGGAGCTCTCGCTGCGCGACCTGCGCGCGGTCTGGCGACCCGTCACCGTGCTGGCACTCGGCCTGGTGCTCGCCTCGGCGGCCGCCGTCGGCGCGCTGGCCGCGCTGCTCACCCCGTTGCCGCTGCCGCTGGCCTTCGTGCTCGGCGCGGTGCTGGCCAGCACCGACCCGGTGGCGGTCAGCGCACTCGGCAGGCGACTGGCGCTGCCCGGCCGGGTGCAGGTGCTGGTCCAGGCCGAGAGCCTGTTCAACGACGCCACCTCGCTGGTGCTGTTCAGAGTGGCGGTCACGGTCGCGGTCGCCTCCTCCGCGTTCAGCTGGCAAGGGGCGGTGGGTGAGTTCGCGCTGCTCGCGGGCGGCGGCAGCGCGGTCGGCGCGGCGGTCGCCGGCGCGGTGCACCTGATCCGGCGGCGCACCGCCGACCCGGTACTGGAGACGGTGATCGCCCTGGTCACCCCCTACGCGGCGTACGTCCTGGCGGAGAGCGCGCACACCTCGGGAGTGACGGCCGTGGTGGTCGCCGGGGTGCTCCTCGGCCGGGCCGGGCACCGGCTCAGCGACGCCCGGATCCGGCTTCAGCTGCACGCGGTGTACGCGGTGGTGGTGTTCCTCCTGGAGAGCGTGGTGTTCAGCCTGGTGGGTTTGGAACTGCCCACCATGGTACGGGAGTTGCCGACTGGCAGCGGATGGTGGCCGGTGCAGGCGCTGGCCGTGGCGGCCGCCCTGGTGGGACTGCGGGTGCTCTGGATGCTGCCGCTGTCCGCCGCGTTGCGGCCCAGCGGCGGGCGGCCGTCCTGGCGAATAGCCACGGTGATCACCTGGGCCGGTACCCGCGGGGTGATGCCGCTGGCCGCCGCGCTCTCCATACCGCTCGCCGACGCGCACGGAACCCCGCTGCCCGGACGGCCGCTGATCCTGGTGCTGACCACCGCCGTCGTGGTCTTCACGCTGGTGGTGCAGGGGCTGAGCCTGGCGCCGCTGGTCAACCGCTCCGGCCTGGCCCTGGAGCCCGAGCACACCGCCCGCGAGGAGCAGCAGGCCCGTGAGCGGCTGGCCCGCGCCGGACTGGAACACCTGGACGCGCTCGCCGAGTTGGAGGCCACCCCGGAGCACGTGCTGGACCGGGTGCGACGCGGCCTGCAGGCTCGGCTGCGGCACGCCGAAGACGCCGAGGAGTCGGACGGCGGCGCGCCGGCGCTGGCGGTCTACCGGGAGCTGCGCCGCGAGGTGATCGATGTGCAGAACACCGAGCTGCACCGGCTCTACGACGACCACCGGATCAGCGACACCACCCGCCGCCAGTTGCAGCGCGACCTCGACCTGGAGGCGGCGGCGTTGAGCGCGAGCTGA
- a CDS encoding BadF/BadG/BcrA/BcrD ATPase family protein, giving the protein MPEASDGAAPEFSASVYPPSPVPGPVREERPTGPGHLNAYGRTKAVADALALAAGAVVLRPRAVYGPGDPHLLPRLLDRVRHGLLPLPGRDVTLSLTAVQNLADACLAAAGLAAGPAWPPGAYNIADAHPYRRDAAVRRVLAAHGVRVGIVHLPVRAATWAARTGRVPGLTPYAVRCGPGGPRRRARHHPRPGRWLGAALGSGCGVRRAGAPSGSGQSGRSRGQNLMPTGLPGAPVQQPAAIEGRGHRARSDSASGVQWAGWVGRCRMSGLRLGLDVGGTSTRAVLVDAAGEVRGRGTAAGANPAGADADAALAALATAVSAALATREAATVTACLIGLAGYRSLPDPAEFAARCRSALQLRCPVRVVPDAVPALAAGGVPDGTGTVLIAGTGSICIRLAGHRPRTQRGGLGWLLGDEGSGFWLGRMVLREAIDHPDGALGAVVRRECAADSPQELVRWAYAGPPRRLAGLAPLVSAAALDGDPAAVALAEAAAGELGALVRATAVRGEPLVLAGSVAAGPGPIRERLLDRLADLAPRLPVVDAATAAARLAGAS; this is encoded by the coding sequence GTGCCTGAGGCCAGCGATGGTGCCGCGCCGGAGTTCAGCGCCAGCGTCTACCCGCCGAGCCCCGTGCCCGGCCCCGTGCGCGAGGAGCGGCCGACCGGACCCGGCCACCTCAACGCGTACGGCCGCACCAAAGCCGTCGCCGACGCACTCGCGCTGGCCGCCGGAGCCGTCGTGCTGCGCCCGCGCGCCGTCTACGGGCCCGGCGACCCGCACCTCCTGCCCCGGCTGCTCGACCGCGTGCGCCACGGACTGCTCCCGCTGCCCGGCAGGGACGTGACGCTCAGCCTGACGGCCGTGCAGAACCTCGCCGACGCCTGCCTGGCCGCCGCCGGACTCGCTGCCGGACCAGCCTGGCCGCCCGGCGCCTACAACATCGCCGACGCCCACCCCTACCGCCGCGACGCCGCCGTGCGCCGCGTGCTGGCGGCGCACGGCGTGCGCGTGGGGATCGTGCACCTGCCCGTCCGCGCGGCAACCTGGGCGGCCCGGACCGGCCGCGTGCCGGGCCTGACGCCGTACGCCGTACGCTGTGGACCAGGTGGCCCGAGGCGTCGTGCTCGACACCACCCGCGCCCGGGCCGGTGGTTGGGAGCCGCACTGGGATCTGGATGCGGTGTTCGGCGGGCGGGCGCTCCGAGCGGTTCCGGGCAGTCCGGGCGGTCTCGGGGGCAGAACCTCATGCCGACCGGACTTCCCGGCGCACCGGTGCAGCAGCCTGCTGCCATCGAGGGCCGTGGGCATCGGGCAAGATCTGACAGTGCATCGGGCGTTCAGTGGGCTGGGTGGGTTGGGAGGTGTCGGATGAGCGGCTTGCGGCTCGGTCTGGACGTGGGGGGCACCAGCACCCGCGCGGTGCTGGTCGACGCCGCGGGCGAGGTGCGCGGCCGTGGTACGGCGGCGGGTGCGAACCCCGCCGGCGCGGACGCGGACGCCGCCCTGGCGGCACTCGCGACGGCTGTCAGCGCGGCGTTGGCCACTCGGGAAGCGGCGACGGTGACGGCCTGCCTGATCGGCCTCGCCGGCTACCGGTCGCTGCCCGACCCCGCCGAGTTCGCCGCCCGTTGCCGGTCGGCTCTCCAACTCCGCTGCCCCGTAAGGGTGGTGCCGGACGCCGTGCCCGCGCTCGCCGCCGGGGGCGTGCCGGACGGCACCGGCACCGTGCTGATCGCCGGGACGGGTTCGATCTGCATCCGGCTTGCCGGGCACCGGCCGCGCACGCAACGCGGTGGGCTGGGCTGGCTGCTCGGCGACGAGGGCAGCGGCTTCTGGCTCGGGCGCATGGTGCTGCGCGAGGCCATCGACCACCCCGACGGGGCGCTGGGTGCCGTCGTGCGCCGCGAGTGCGCGGCCGACTCGCCGCAGGAGCTGGTGCGTTGGGCCTACGCCGGCCCGCCGCGCCGCCTGGCCGGCCTCGCCCCACTGGTTTCGGCGGCGGCCCTGGACGGCGACCCCGCCGCCGTCGCGCTGGCTGAGGCCGCCGCCGGGGAGCTGGGTGCCCTGGTCCGTGCCACTGCCGTGCGTGGTGAACCGCTGGTCCTGGCGGGCTCGGTGGCCGCTGGCCCCGGGCCGATCCGCGAGCGGCTGCTCGACCGGCTGGCCGATCTGGCGCCGCGGCTCCCGGTGGTCGATGCGGCGACGGCTGCGGCGCGGTTGGCAGGGGCGAGTTGA